The DNA window ATGCGAAGCATATTTCATTTCTGACTCGGCCTTATTAATTCTTTCCTGCAGACTTTTATCATTTTCGCTTCCGCGTTTTTTTAGTCTTTCTTCTAAGGTTTGAACTGATGGAGGTTGTACAAAGATTGCTAATGCTCTATCGCCGTATTGTTTTTTAATGTTCAAACCACCTTTTACATCAATATCAAAAATCACATGGCGGCCCTCAGTCCATATCCGCTCCAATTCAGACTTTAGCGTACCATAAAAGGCGTTTTCATATACTTCTTCCCATTCGACAAATTCCTCATTTTTTATTTTTTCTTTGAATTCATCCAATGTCAAAAAATAATAGTCCTTACCGTTTTGTTCACCCTCTCTTATGGTATTGCGGCTGGTGGCCGATATTGAAAATCCAATATTGGGGTATTTTGAAAGAATCCTTTTTACTATGCTCGTCTTACCTGCACCAGATGGCGCAGAAAAAATGAGAAGCTTACCTTTTTTACTCATGCGATCGTTATTTCCCGAAGCTTCAGCTGGATTGCTTTCACCAGTTTATCAGGAACTCTAACATTTCCACATTTTTCTTTGAGGACAGCACGGATATTTTGCTCTTCCATATAGTGGTCCTTGCAATCCTTACTTCCCTCAACATGAGCTAAAAATAATTTTTCTTCTTCAGAATTTGCTTCTCCATCCATTACGAGGTGAGCCAGTTTCATGAACTCAGGACATAAAGTATATTTTTCACCGTCATTCATTCCATTTTCATTAGTAGTAGTTTTATTCATAAGCCTAACTCTTATAACCTAAAGTCTTAGCGTACATTTTTAGTTTCTCTTTAAGCAAATTTCTTGCTCTGTGAAGTCGTGATCTCACCGTGCCAATCGGTATATCAAGTATTTTGGACATCTCTTCATAAGTGAATCCTTCCAGATCACACAATATGATTGCAGTTCTAAAATCAACATCAAGCGCATTTAAAGCTGTGGCTACTTCATCACCAATTTTATCTCTTTCAGTTTCAGTTCTTAAATCAACCGTTTTATTTGAATCTGCATCCTCAGAGTTATAAGTGTGCTCTAAATCGCTATAATCAACCTTTGTTGGTTGCTTGCTTTTCTTGCGAAATTCATTGATGAAACTATTTTTCAGGATGCGGAACAACCATGCTTTAGCATTGGTTCCCGGCTCATATGAATCAAAAAAACGATAAGCTTTTAAATAGGTGTCCTGAACCAGGTCATTGGCGTCATCTTCATCCAGGGTTAGTCGGTATGCAAAATTGTAAAGTGAATCCAGATAACCCATAAACTCATCAATAAAAAGTTTATGTCTTTTTCCACCTTTGAGGTTAATTTGAGGTCTATTTGAAATATCCACTTTTTTTTCTGCCATTGTTTCAAAAATAAGAATTCTATTTAGATCAAGCCATTTTAAGTTTTTATAATACCCATTAATTGTCGCAGGCTCTACTTATTATATTAATTAACTAAACATCAATTATGTTTGCTTGTGATTGAAATGATATTACGATACTATTGATCTTATATTTCATTGATAATGGCTAATATTGAGCTATGGAGGCAACAGATGTAAAGATATCTTTAGTGATTATTGCATTCAATGAAGAAGACAAGCTGGCCAATTGCATCAATAGCGCCAAGGAAGTAGTTGATGATATTTTGGTCGTTGATTCTTATTCCACAGATCAAACGGTCCTAATTGCAGGATCACTAGGTGCAAGAGTGATTCAAAACACTTTTGAAGGACATATTGAACAGAAAAATTTCGCCCTTCAAAATGCATATTACGAACATGTCCTTTCTTTAGATGCCGATGAAGCACTATCTGAACAGCTAAGAAAAAACATCTTGAAAATAAAGTCTGGTTGGCAAGCCGATGCCTATAAAATGAATCGATTGACAAGTTATTGTGGAAAATGGATTCGTCACGGGACCTGGTATCCTGACCGCAAAATAAGACTTTTTAAAAAAGATGCAGGATCCTGGAAAGGATCAAATCCACATGACCGTTTTGATGTCATGGAAGGAAAAGAAATAAGCTTTATTAAAGGAGATATACTTCATTACACCATGGATAATATTTCAGACCATTTAAAACAAATGGATTATTTCACTGAAATCATGGCCAGAGATCTACATAAGGCCGGTAAAAAATCAAACTACTTGAAATTAATTTTTAGCCCTATGATTAAATTTGTTATGGCTTATTTTGTCCGCTTGGGATTTTTAGATGGCTATTACGGTTTGGTAATTGCCTTGAATTCAGCCCATGCTTCATTTTTGAAATATGCGAAATTGATGGATTTTAATCGCAGGGGGATTGACAAATAGAATTTGGAAGAATTGAAGTTGTCACGAATTGCAATAAGCCGAACCGATGCCATTGGAGATGTAATCCTCACCTTACCACTATGCGGGTA is part of the Hyphobacterium sp. CCMP332 genome and encodes:
- the gmk gene encoding guanylate kinase, which encodes MSKKGKLLIFSAPSGAGKTSIVKRILSKYPNIGFSISATSRNTIREGEQNGKDYYFLTLDEFKEKIKNEEFVEWEEVYENAFYGTLKSELERIWTEGRHVIFDIDVKGGLNIKKQYGDRALAIFVQPPSVQTLEERLKKRGSENDKSLQERINKAESEMKYASHFDVVIENDNLDHAVQEAEKYINKFLT
- a CDS encoding sigma-70 family RNA polymerase sigma factor; amino-acid sequence: MAEKKVDISNRPQINLKGGKRHKLFIDEFMGYLDSLYNFAYRLTLDEDDANDLVQDTYLKAYRFFDSYEPGTNAKAWLFRILKNSFINEFRKKSKQPTKVDYSDLEHTYNSEDADSNKTVDLRTETERDKIGDEVATALNALDVDFRTAIILCDLEGFTYEEMSKILDIPIGTVRSRLHRARNLLKEKLKMYAKTLGYKS
- a CDS encoding glycosyltransferase family 2 protein: MEATDVKISLVIIAFNEEDKLANCINSAKEVVDDILVVDSYSTDQTVLIAGSLGARVIQNTFEGHIEQKNFALQNAYYEHVLSLDADEALSEQLRKNILKIKSGWQADAYKMNRLTSYCGKWIRHGTWYPDRKIRLFKKDAGSWKGSNPHDRFDVMEGKEISFIKGDILHYTMDNISDHLKQMDYFTEIMARDLHKAGKKSNYLKLIFSPMIKFVMAYFVRLGFLDGYYGLVIALNSAHASFLKYAKLMDFNRRGIDK